In Candidatus Kaistella beijingensis, a genomic segment contains:
- the fbp gene encoding class 1 fructose-bisphosphatase, translating into MAENFQTLGEFIIDKQEDFQYSTGELSRLLSAIRLASKVVNREVNKAGIANIIGKAGNENIQGEEQQKLDVLANEIFIEALSQREVVCGIASEESDDFIEIKCGSNAHLSKYVVLIDPLDGSSNIDVNVSVGTIFSIYRRVTEPGTPVTLEDFLQKGVNQAAAGYVVYGSSTMIVYTTGNGVNGFTLDPSLGTYYLSHPNMTFSKRGKIYSINEGNYAKFPQGVKDYIKYCQREEEDRPYTSRYIGSLVSDFHRNMIKGGIYIYPSTSQSPNGKLRLLYECNPMALLAEQAGGKCTDGFTRILEIQPTELHQRVPFFCGSLEMVEKAEEFMRNAEN; encoded by the coding sequence ATGGCAGAAAATTTTCAGACGCTTGGTGAATTTATTATCGATAAACAGGAGGATTTCCAATATTCCACGGGTGAACTTTCGAGATTGTTGAGTGCAATTCGTCTTGCATCAAAAGTGGTGAACCGTGAAGTAAATAAAGCGGGAATTGCAAACATCATCGGAAAAGCGGGAAATGAAAACATTCAAGGTGAGGAACAGCAGAAACTCGACGTTTTAGCGAACGAAATTTTCATCGAAGCACTTTCTCAAAGAGAAGTTGTCTGTGGAATTGCCTCTGAAGAAAGCGACGATTTTATTGAAATCAAGTGTGGTTCGAATGCACATTTAAGCAAATATGTCGTGTTGATCGATCCTTTGGACGGTTCTTCCAACATCGACGTGAATGTTTCCGTTGGAACTATTTTCTCCATTTACCGAAGAGTTACCGAACCCGGAACTCCTGTAACTTTGGAAGATTTCTTGCAAAAAGGGGTGAATCAAGCTGCGGCAGGATATGTGGTTTACGGTTCGTCCACCATGATTGTTTATACGACTGGAAATGGCGTGAACGGTTTCACACTCGATCCAAGTTTGGGAACGTATTATCTTTCTCACCCGAATATGACTTTTTCTAAAAGAGGAAAAATTTATTCCATCAACGAGGGAAATTACGCGAAATTTCCGCAAGGTGTGAAAGATTATATTAAATATTGTCAAAGAGAGGAAGAAGATCGTCCCTATACTTCGCGTTACATCGGAAGTTTGGTTTCCGATTTCCACCGAAATATGATTAAAGGCGGAATTTACATTTACCCATCCACTTCACAATCGCCCAACGGAAAATTGAGACTGTTGTACGAATGCAATCCAATGGCTTTATTGGCGGAACAAGCAGGCGGAAAATGTACCGATGGTTTCACCAGAATTTTGGAAATTCAGCCAACCGAACTTCACCAAAGAGTTCCGTTTTTCTGCGGAAGTTTGGAAATGGTGGAAAAAGCGGAGGAGTTTATGAGGAATGCTGAAAACTAA